Proteins found in one Serinicoccus marinus DSM 15273 genomic segment:
- a CDS encoding glycosyltransferase family 2 protein — protein sequence MSSVAGPLEGVLQRQVVAVVPAKDEEARVGATIAGLRQLPAVGAIVVVDDGSVDQTAHVAEWAGGVEVVRHQRNRGKAAALTTGAARAHELMPGAPLLFVDADLEGSAAGLGPIVTPVIVGQADMTIAVLPPQQGAAGLGLVVRTAAAGIARLTGWEPSQPLSGQRCITREALIDATPLARGWGVEVGLTVDVVRAGGRVLEVPCEVRHRATGRDMASQMHRARQLADVSLALAERSGVPDKVRDGGLEGSRIVREQGSRLAQTAREKGVPAARRAAEQVSDQVQRHGRPLLDRARAEWRRRQPPQG from the coding sequence ATGAGCAGCGTGGCGGGGCCCCTGGAGGGCGTGCTGCAGCGACAGGTCGTCGCCGTGGTCCCGGCCAAGGACGAGGAGGCGCGCGTCGGGGCGACGATCGCCGGGCTGCGGCAGCTCCCCGCGGTCGGCGCGATCGTCGTCGTGGACGACGGGTCCGTGGACCAGACGGCGCACGTCGCGGAGTGGGCCGGCGGCGTCGAGGTGGTCCGGCACCAGCGCAACCGGGGCAAGGCGGCGGCGCTCACCACCGGGGCGGCGCGGGCGCACGAGCTCATGCCCGGCGCCCCGCTGCTCTTCGTCGACGCCGACCTCGAGGGGTCGGCGGCCGGCCTCGGACCGATCGTCACGCCGGTGATCGTCGGGCAGGCCGACATGACGATCGCCGTGCTGCCGCCCCAGCAGGGGGCGGCAGGGCTGGGGCTGGTCGTCCGCACCGCCGCCGCGGGCATCGCCCGGCTCACCGGCTGGGAGCCTTCGCAACCTCTGTCCGGCCAGCGGTGCATCACCCGCGAGGCACTCATCGATGCCACGCCGCTCGCCCGCGGCTGGGGAGTCGAGGTCGGTCTCACGGTCGACGTCGTCCGGGCGGGAGGCCGGGTGCTGGAGGTGCCCTGCGAGGTGCGGCACCGCGCCACGGGCCGCGACATGGCCTCGCAGATGCACCGGGCCCGCCAGCTCGCCGACGTCTCGCTCGCGCTGGCCGAGCGCTCCGGCGTGCCGGACAAGGTGCGCGACGGCGGGCTCGAGGGCAGCCGCATCGTGCGGGAGCAGGGGTCGCGCCTCGCTCAGACGGCACGCGAGAAGGGTGTCCCGGCGGCCAGGCGGGCGGCCGAGCAGGTCAGCGACCAGGTGCAGCGGCACGGTCGTCCGCTGCTGGACCGGGCTCGTGCGGAGTGGCGCCGCCGCCAGCCACCTCAGGGCTGA